The Amycolatopsis sp. DG1A-15b genome window below encodes:
- a CDS encoding amidohydrolase family protein: protein MDTLITAGRVLPRPSAPIDDGAVLVRDGVIVAAGPRADVVAQAAPDASRHDFPTGTALAGLCNVHVHLAFDASREMLARFSGSEDPLEGARSRLTAMLRSGVTTVRDLGDRGHLGAAVRRSFEGTPAPRLLVSGPPITVPGGHCHFFGGETASDDEIRSLIDANAAAGADVIKVMASGGQITEGGADMWESQFDARQLRVVTEHAARHGLPIAAHAHGADAIEAAVEAGVSTVEHCSFLTGPRSFDRRSEVAERMAADGISACSTSSRNWRVIVEKLGDDVAQAMYGRLPWLEEHGVRLLSGTDAGLPGSVFDDPVGALELYEWLGFPRHRILEIATEDSAAGLGLADVTGRLEAGLAADVLVVEGDPLASLAALRNPLLVLAQGRLA from the coding sequence GTGGACACCCTGATCACCGCCGGCCGGGTGCTGCCGCGGCCTTCCGCGCCGATCGACGACGGCGCCGTGCTGGTGCGCGACGGCGTCATCGTCGCGGCCGGTCCGCGCGCGGACGTCGTCGCGCAGGCCGCGCCGGACGCGTCCCGGCACGACTTCCCCACCGGGACCGCGCTCGCCGGGCTGTGCAACGTCCACGTGCACCTGGCGTTCGACGCCTCGCGCGAGATGCTGGCCCGCTTCTCCGGAAGCGAAGACCCCCTGGAGGGCGCGCGCTCGCGGCTCACGGCGATGCTGCGCAGCGGCGTCACGACCGTGCGGGACCTCGGCGACCGCGGGCACCTCGGCGCGGCCGTCCGGCGCTCGTTCGAGGGTACTCCCGCGCCGCGGCTGCTGGTGTCGGGCCCGCCGATCACCGTGCCGGGCGGCCACTGCCACTTTTTCGGCGGTGAAACGGCTTCCGACGACGAAATCCGCTCGCTGATCGACGCCAACGCGGCGGCGGGCGCCGACGTCATCAAGGTGATGGCCAGCGGTGGCCAGATCACCGAGGGCGGCGCGGACATGTGGGAGTCGCAGTTCGACGCGCGGCAGCTGCGCGTGGTCACCGAGCACGCGGCGCGCCACGGGCTGCCGATCGCCGCGCACGCCCACGGCGCCGATGCGATCGAGGCCGCCGTCGAGGCCGGGGTGTCGACGGTCGAGCACTGCAGCTTCCTGACCGGACCTCGCTCCTTCGACCGCCGCTCGGAGGTAGCCGAGCGGATGGCCGCCGACGGCATCTCGGCGTGCTCGACGAGCAGCCGCAACTGGCGGGTGATCGTCGAGAAGCTCGGCGACGACGTCGCGCAGGCGATGTACGGGCGGCTGCCGTGGCTCGAGGAACACGGCGTCCGGCTGCTTTCCGGAACCGACGCGGGCCTGCCCGGCTCGGTGTTCGACGACCCGGTCGGCGCGCTGGAACTGTACGAATGGCTCGGCTTCCCCCGGCACCGGATCCTGGAGATCGCGACCGAGGACAGCGCGGCCGGGCTCGGACTCGCTGACGTGACCGGACGGCTGGAAGCCGGGCTCGCGGCGGACGTCCTGGTCGTCGAAGGCGACCCCCTCGCGTCGCTGGCCGCGCTCCGCAACCCGCTGCTGGTGCTGGCCCAGGGCCGCCTCGCCTAG
- a CDS encoding XRE family transcriptional regulator, translating into MARERTFAERLSALIEAARVDGRAPHSYREISAAVERAGGPAMSPAYIQQLATGKRVNPKIHYVEALAKLFGVPVTYFFDEEVSAAPAGEAQLMAMRAQELSPQGRRQVMDLLELVERYERAEREGRNPEDREGRGPGSAVR; encoded by the coding sequence ATGGCACGGGAACGCACCTTCGCGGAGCGCCTGAGCGCCCTGATCGAGGCCGCCCGGGTGGACGGGCGCGCGCCGCACAGCTACCGGGAGATCTCGGCCGCCGTCGAGCGGGCGGGCGGTCCGGCGATGTCACCCGCTTACATCCAGCAGCTCGCGACCGGCAAGCGGGTCAACCCGAAGATCCACTACGTCGAGGCGCTGGCGAAGCTGTTCGGCGTGCCGGTGACGTACTTCTTCGACGAAGAGGTGTCCGCGGCACCGGCGGGTGAGGCCCAGCTGATGGCGATGCGCGCCCAGGAGCTTTCCCCGCAGGGCCGCCGTCAGGTGATGGACCTGCTGGAGCTCGTCGAGCGCTACGAACGGGCCGAACGCGAGGGCCGGAACCCGGAAGACCGCGAGGGCCGGGGCCCGGGAAGCGCAGTGCGATGA
- a CDS encoding phospho-sugar mutase, translated as MTSDSALRDAASRWIAADPDAGTRAELEAVLARAGGGEPGAAEDLADRLAGPLEFGTAGLRGPVRAGPNGMNVAVVTRTTAGVAEWLKAHGHAGALVVVGRDARHGSEAFATAAAEVLTAAGFDVKVFPRPLPTPVLAFAVGRLGAVAGIQITASHNPPADNGYKLYDATGGQIVPPSDGEIERAIEAAPPAADVPRAPGAEVTDLLDRYLDEVATLPLGHERAVRVAATALHGVGADTLRAAFERAGFTDLHLVGAQAAPDPDFPTVSFPNPEEPGATDLLLALASDVDADLAVALDPDADRCALGVRDRDGRWRMLRGDETGVLLGSYVLSTVDRTVLPDPLVATTIVSSSMLGEIAKAEGARYAETLTGFKWLVRAGEGLVFAYEEALGLCVNPGFVRDKDGIAAATQAAGLAAQLKAQGRTPLDVLDELARRHGVHLTDQVSLRVTDLAVRGRLMAKVRETPPSRLGGVEVGLEDLLPDADVVRLTGDGVRVVVRPSGTEPKLKAYLQVVAPVTDELADARGAAQERLTALRADVEELLT; from the coding sequence GTGACATCAGATTCCGCCCTGCGTGACGCCGCTTCCCGCTGGATCGCCGCCGACCCCGACGCCGGCACCCGTGCCGAGCTGGAAGCCGTGCTGGCCCGGGCGGGCGGCGGCGAACCCGGTGCCGCCGAAGACCTGGCCGACCGGCTGGCCGGCCCGCTGGAGTTCGGCACCGCCGGCCTGCGCGGCCCGGTGCGCGCCGGGCCGAACGGCATGAACGTCGCCGTCGTCACCCGGACGACGGCCGGGGTCGCGGAGTGGCTTAAGGCGCACGGGCACGCCGGCGCGCTGGTCGTCGTCGGCCGCGACGCGCGGCACGGCTCGGAAGCCTTCGCGACGGCCGCCGCCGAGGTGCTGACCGCGGCCGGCTTCGACGTCAAGGTGTTCCCCCGCCCGCTGCCGACGCCGGTGCTCGCGTTCGCCGTCGGCCGGCTCGGCGCGGTGGCCGGGATCCAGATCACCGCGTCGCACAATCCCCCGGCGGACAACGGGTACAAGCTCTACGACGCGACCGGCGGGCAGATCGTCCCGCCGTCCGACGGCGAGATCGAGCGTGCCATCGAGGCCGCGCCGCCCGCCGCCGACGTGCCGCGCGCGCCCGGCGCCGAGGTCACCGACCTGCTGGACCGCTACCTCGACGAGGTCGCGACGCTGCCGCTGGGCCACGAGCGCGCGGTGCGGGTCGCCGCGACGGCCTTGCACGGCGTCGGCGCCGACACGCTGCGCGCGGCGTTCGAGCGGGCCGGGTTCACCGACCTGCACCTGGTCGGCGCCCAAGCCGCGCCGGACCCGGACTTCCCCACCGTGTCGTTCCCGAACCCCGAAGAACCGGGCGCGACGGACCTGCTGCTGGCGCTGGCGTCCGATGTGGACGCCGACCTGGCCGTCGCCCTCGACCCGGACGCCGACCGGTGCGCGCTCGGCGTCCGGGACCGGGACGGACGGTGGCGCATGCTGCGCGGCGACGAGACCGGCGTGCTGCTCGGCTCGTACGTATTGTCCACAGTGGACCGTACGGTCCTGCCGGACCCGCTGGTGGCGACCACGATCGTGTCGTCGTCGATGCTCGGCGAAATCGCGAAGGCCGAAGGGGCCCGCTACGCCGAGACGCTGACCGGCTTCAAGTGGCTCGTCCGGGCCGGCGAGGGCCTGGTGTTCGCCTACGAAGAGGCGCTCGGGCTGTGCGTGAACCCGGGCTTCGTGCGCGACAAGGACGGCATCGCCGCCGCGACACAGGCGGCCGGGCTCGCCGCGCAGCTCAAGGCGCAGGGCCGTACGCCGCTGGACGTGCTCGACGAGCTGGCGCGGCGCCACGGCGTCCACCTGACCGACCAGGTTTCGCTGCGGGTCACCGATCTGGCGGTCCGCGGCCGGCTGATGGCGAAGGTGCGGGAGACCCCGCCGTCACGGCTCGGCGGCGTCGAAGTCGGCCTCGAAGACCTGCTGCCGGACGCCGACGTGGTGCGGCTGACCGGCGACGGTGTGCGCGTGGTCGTGCGGCCGTCCGGGACCGAACCGAAGCTGAAGGCGTACCTGCAGGTGGTGGCGCCGGTGACGGACGAACTGGCCGATGCCCGCGGTGCGGCGCAGGAGCGGCTGACGGCGTTGCGGGCCGACGTCGAGGAGCTGCTCACCTGA
- a CDS encoding ABA4-like family protein, translating to MTLFTWAFPLAAPFWALLVLAPKWRWTARIMASPWVPLLPLVCYFGLVLPHFGEWGRAMLRPDLGVLQTLLATPWGAGLVWAHLIAFDLFVARWMYFEARTLEISPWIVSPVLVLTIFLSPFGLVVFLVVRSVRIRSLA from the coding sequence ATGACGCTGTTCACCTGGGCGTTTCCGCTGGCGGCGCCGTTCTGGGCGCTGTTGGTCCTGGCCCCGAAGTGGCGGTGGACGGCGCGGATCATGGCGTCGCCGTGGGTGCCGCTGCTGCCGCTGGTGTGCTACTTCGGGCTCGTGCTGCCGCACTTCGGCGAGTGGGGGCGGGCGATGCTGCGGCCCGACCTCGGCGTCCTGCAGACGCTGCTGGCCACGCCGTGGGGCGCCGGGCTCGTCTGGGCGCACCTCATCGCGTTCGACCTGTTCGTCGCGCGGTGGATGTACTTCGAGGCTCGCACGCTGGAGATCTCGCCGTGGATCGTCAGCCCGGTCCTGGTGCTGACGATCTTCCTCTCGCCGTTCGGGCTGGTGGTGTTCCTGGTGGTGAGGAGCGTCCGGATACGCTCCCTCGCATGA
- a CDS encoding MAB_1171c family putative transporter translates to MSTLFSPVNLIALVLFSAALAWRIYQVTRAPTVPNWAVTACVAGFAAAFLLQQPVVSDEVDALLGRGAARVANNALLACGLCALVIFFLGSALGPRRYRRVVAELVPPAAAIALMIVAMGLTRPELRGLPLGPSTIHDSGVAVFYLGAGLYLIYGLIACAAWIVRYLRVADRNLRIGLRLGALGMACAAAGSIFRALYIVVAWVFGPVVKILLLLGVPFVIVGGVLFLAGVTYPGVRARVSALRRRRRHRREHEALGPLWTVLVEAFPSIVLRTAPRRGDRLSPRGTHRGHYRRVIEIRDGLVQLSPYLDADFGEVVATDPGAAAAALRAALRRHAAGEASDGRAKQVLPAGADDLESDIRPLLALSAAMTNGK, encoded by the coding sequence GTGAGCACGCTGTTCAGCCCGGTCAACTTGATAGCTCTCGTGCTGTTCTCCGCCGCGCTCGCGTGGCGGATCTACCAGGTGACGCGCGCGCCGACGGTGCCGAACTGGGCCGTCACCGCGTGCGTGGCCGGCTTCGCCGCGGCGTTCCTGCTGCAGCAACCGGTTGTCTCCGACGAAGTGGACGCGCTGCTGGGCCGGGGTGCGGCGCGGGTGGCGAACAATGCGCTGCTGGCGTGCGGCCTCTGCGCGCTGGTGATCTTTTTCCTCGGCTCGGCGCTGGGCCCCCGCCGGTACCGCCGGGTGGTGGCCGAACTGGTCCCGCCGGCGGCGGCGATCGCGCTGATGATCGTCGCGATGGGCCTGACGCGGCCGGAGCTGCGCGGCCTGCCGCTGGGGCCCTCGACGATCCACGACAGCGGCGTCGCGGTCTTCTACCTCGGTGCCGGGCTGTACCTGATCTACGGCCTCATCGCCTGCGCCGCCTGGATCGTGCGGTACCTGCGGGTGGCCGACCGGAACCTGCGGATCGGGCTGCGGCTGGGCGCGCTCGGCATGGCCTGCGCGGCCGCCGGCAGCATCTTCCGCGCGCTGTACATCGTGGTGGCGTGGGTGTTCGGGCCGGTCGTGAAGATCCTGCTGCTGCTCGGCGTGCCGTTCGTCATCGTCGGCGGGGTGCTGTTCCTCGCCGGCGTCACCTACCCGGGGGTGCGGGCGCGGGTTTCGGCATTGCGACGCCGCCGCCGGCACCGGCGCGAGCACGAGGCGCTGGGTCCCTTGTGGACGGTCCTGGTCGAGGCGTTCCCCAGCATCGTGCTGCGGACCGCGCCGCGGCGCGGCGACCGGCTGTCCCCGCGGGGCACCCACCGCGGGCACTACCGCCGGGTGATCGAGATCCGCGACGGCCTGGTGCAGCTGTCGCCGTACCTGGACGCGGACTTCGGCGAGGTCGTCGCCACCGATCCCGGGGCCGCCGCCGCCGCGTTGCGGGCGGCGCTACGGCGGCACGCGGCCGGCGAGGCCAGCGACGGCCGCGCGAAGCAGGTCCTGCCCGCCGGGGCGGACGACCTCGAATCCGACATCCGGCCGCTGCTCGCGCTGTCGGCCGCGATGACGAACGGGAAGTGA
- a CDS encoding nucleotide disphospho-sugar-binding domain-containing protein yields MRLLFTSLGSFGHTFPLVPLAVAARDAGHDVVFATSEDFLPQLTKAGLETAAAGPAIKDAFGQAFGETFGEAGPPGPPGDIPREVLFPVVAKVFGELMPKRFVADLLPLFEHVRPDLVVSEAGNSGGAFAALKAGLPVVAHGFGRVSTGDPMTTKIRDAIRSHAAELGIEMGEDLAFGGPFVDICPESVQDRDFMARTRRVPLRPVGWSEPGELPPGVLDKRRPLVYLTLGTAMGHAGVLTEAVAGLSGLDVDVLVATGPSLPEDALGEVPANVRLEAWVPQAALLPHVDLVVHHGGSGTTLGAFGAALPQLLLPQGADQFTNAEAVLAAGVGDRLLGAEVTAEAVAAKARHLLTDTSVRDAARRLADEVAAMPSPAEVAAELPALV; encoded by the coding sequence GTGCGCTTACTGTTCACCTCACTGGGGTCCTTCGGTCATACCTTCCCGCTCGTCCCGCTGGCGGTCGCCGCACGCGACGCGGGCCACGACGTCGTCTTCGCCACCTCGGAAGACTTCCTGCCACAGCTGACGAAAGCCGGGCTCGAGACGGCGGCCGCCGGGCCCGCCATCAAGGACGCGTTCGGGCAGGCGTTCGGCGAGACGTTCGGCGAAGCGGGGCCGCCCGGCCCGCCGGGGGACATCCCGCGGGAGGTGCTGTTCCCGGTCGTCGCGAAGGTGTTCGGCGAGCTGATGCCGAAGCGGTTCGTCGCCGACCTGCTGCCGCTGTTCGAGCACGTCCGGCCCGATCTGGTGGTCAGCGAGGCGGGCAACTCGGGCGGGGCGTTCGCCGCGCTGAAGGCCGGGCTCCCGGTGGTGGCGCACGGTTTCGGCCGGGTGTCGACCGGCGACCCGATGACCACGAAGATCCGGGACGCGATCCGCTCGCACGCCGCCGAACTGGGGATCGAGATGGGCGAAGACCTGGCGTTCGGCGGTCCCTTCGTCGACATCTGCCCGGAGTCGGTGCAGGACCGGGACTTCATGGCGCGTACCCGCCGGGTGCCGCTGCGCCCGGTCGGCTGGAGCGAGCCGGGCGAGCTGCCGCCGGGCGTGCTGGACAAGCGGCGTCCGCTGGTCTACTTGACGCTGGGCACGGCGATGGGGCACGCGGGCGTGCTCACCGAGGCGGTCGCCGGACTGTCCGGTTTGGACGTCGACGTCCTGGTCGCCACCGGCCCGTCGCTGCCCGAAGACGCGCTGGGCGAAGTCCCGGCGAACGTCCGGCTCGAGGCGTGGGTCCCGCAGGCGGCGCTGCTCCCGCACGTGGACCTGGTGGTCCACCACGGCGGCAGCGGCACGACGCTCGGCGCGTTCGGCGCGGCCCTCCCGCAGCTGCTGCTGCCGCAGGGAGCGGACCAGTTCACCAACGCGGAGGCGGTGCTGGCGGCCGGCGTGGGCGACCGCCTGCTCGGCGCCGAGGTCACGGCCGAAGCCGTCGCGGCGAAAGCGCGTCACCTGCTCACGGACACCTCGGTCCGCGACGCGGCCCGCCGGCTCGCCGACGAGGTGGCGGCCATGCCGTCCCCGGCCGAGGTGGCCGCCGAACTGCCCGCCCTGGTCTGA
- a CDS encoding NAD(P)H-dependent oxidoreductase encodes MPRLLIVHHTPSPSTQALFEAVLAGATHPDIEGVEVVRRAALAATVTDVLEADGYLLGTPANLGSMSGALKHFFDTVYYPCLDETRGRPFGYWIHGNSDTSGTERQLLAITTGLAWVTAAEPVITTGEPDKKTLAACTELGGTLAATLMA; translated from the coding sequence ATGCCGAGGCTGCTGATCGTGCACCACACGCCGTCGCCGTCGACGCAGGCGCTGTTCGAGGCGGTCCTGGCCGGGGCGACGCACCCGGACATCGAGGGGGTGGAAGTGGTCCGCCGCGCGGCGCTGGCGGCCACGGTCACCGACGTGCTCGAGGCGGACGGCTACCTGCTGGGCACGCCGGCGAACCTCGGCAGCATGAGCGGCGCGCTCAAGCACTTCTTCGACACGGTCTACTACCCGTGCCTGGACGAGACGCGAGGTCGCCCGTTCGGGTACTGGATTCACGGCAACAGCGACACTTCGGGCACGGAACGGCAGCTGCTGGCCATCACGACGGGCCTGGCGTGGGTCACCGCGGCGGAACCCGTCATCACCACGGGCGAACCGGACAAAAAGACGCTGGCGGCCTGCACCGAACTGGGTGGCACGCTGGCCGCCACGCTGATGGCGTGA
- a CDS encoding HEAT repeat domain-containing protein, whose translation MIVYEDARQWVEFEWAARRASWYRGERRLSRRPSREELAETACGRNGYLREAAVERLAVSTDPEALPLLLLRCVDWVRPVRELARSIVLSKLDDSTLRAMLPLIGILRRRQVDDWMTSLLREALPNVLDDALALEDRETRRWVHAEAVGLLSRERLLDIAVRDHDFVVRAMCGTVLLDRGECVEELLAAGAPKVRVRALTLLGPEAAVAHLADRSSAVRSMAQALVLKAGGDPAAHYRAMPVSFGALAGLGETGTSADAPLLERHLADERPRIRGVAVRGLRRVAPESPAVRPLLTDPSPAVTRQVVTFLRGKFVDPASLQALLSSAHPIHTRRAAATLLRDRDTWRRLHTDLTLLRDPDLAADAYQDLHAWLEHSAATYTTPSPALAAEIDAACTALAPALARQIRFALPSRRAGRVDTRD comes from the coding sequence ATGATCGTTTACGAAGACGCGCGGCAGTGGGTCGAGTTCGAGTGGGCCGCCCGTCGAGCGTCGTGGTACCGCGGTGAAAGACGGCTCAGCCGCCGGCCTTCGCGGGAAGAACTGGCCGAAACCGCGTGCGGCCGCAACGGGTATTTGCGCGAGGCCGCTGTCGAGCGGCTGGCGGTGAGCACCGATCCCGAAGCACTGCCGCTGCTCCTGCTCCGGTGTGTCGACTGGGTGCGGCCGGTCCGGGAGCTCGCACGGTCCATCGTTCTGTCCAAACTGGACGACTCCACGCTACGGGCGATGCTGCCGCTGATCGGCATCCTGCGACGACGTCAGGTCGACGACTGGATGACCTCGCTGTTGCGCGAAGCCCTGCCGAACGTGCTCGACGACGCGCTGGCGCTCGAGGACCGGGAAACCCGGCGCTGGGTGCACGCGGAGGCGGTCGGTCTCCTGTCGCGCGAACGGCTGCTCGACATCGCGGTGCGGGACCACGACTTCGTGGTCCGCGCGATGTGCGGCACCGTGCTGCTCGACCGCGGCGAGTGCGTCGAGGAACTGCTGGCGGCCGGGGCGCCGAAGGTCCGGGTGCGGGCGTTGACGCTGCTCGGCCCCGAAGCCGCCGTGGCCCACCTGGCGGACCGCTCGTCGGCGGTCCGGTCGATGGCGCAGGCGCTGGTCCTGAAGGCGGGCGGCGACCCGGCCGCGCACTACCGCGCGATGCCGGTCTCGTTCGGCGCGCTGGCGGGGCTCGGCGAAACGGGGACCTCCGCCGACGCGCCGCTCCTGGAGCGTCACCTCGCCGACGAGCGGCCGCGGATCCGCGGGGTAGCGGTCCGCGGCCTGCGCCGGGTCGCGCCGGAGTCGCCGGCGGTGCGGCCGTTGCTCACGGACCCGTCGCCGGCGGTGACCCGCCAGGTGGTGACGTTCCTGCGCGGGAAGTTCGTCGACCCGGCTTCGCTGCAGGCCCTCCTGTCCTCAGCGCACCCGATCCACACGCGCCGGGCGGCCGCGACGTTGCTGCGCGACCGCGACACCTGGCGGCGCCTGCACACGGACCTCACCCTCCTGCGCGATCCGGACCTGGCCGCCGACGCCTACCAGGACCTCCACGCCTGGCTCGAACACTCGGCGGCCACCTACACCACCCCGTCCCCGGCCCTGGCGGCCGAAATCGACGCGGCTTGCACCGCCCTCGCCCCGGCCTTGGCCCGCCAGATCCGCTTCGCCCTCCCGAGCCGACGTGCGGGAAGGGTCGACACGCGTGATTGA
- a CDS encoding MerR family transcriptional regulator yields MAELSAESGVPVATVKFYLREGLLPAGERTSPNQARYSAAHVQRLRLIRALTEVGGLPLASVGAVLSAIDGDETPHRTMGVVQQELAGPTPKVSDEAAEWAAGLLADLIHRRGWKAHPPEHRAMANLVAALATAKELGQENLAGRLEEYAGLAMRAAELDVESVKGLTSFDEIIETGLVATVLGDRIFAGLRHLAQEQVSREILGG; encoded by the coding sequence ATGGCCGAGCTGAGCGCCGAGTCCGGGGTGCCGGTCGCGACCGTCAAGTTCTACCTGCGCGAGGGCCTGCTCCCAGCCGGCGAGCGCACCAGCCCGAACCAGGCACGGTACTCCGCCGCGCACGTCCAGCGGCTGCGGCTGATCAGGGCGCTCACCGAAGTCGGCGGGCTGCCGCTGGCCTCGGTCGGTGCCGTGCTGAGCGCGATCGACGGCGACGAGACCCCGCACCGGACGATGGGCGTCGTCCAGCAGGAGCTGGCCGGGCCGACGCCCAAGGTGTCCGACGAGGCCGCCGAGTGGGCGGCCGGCCTGCTGGCGGACCTCATCCACCGCCGAGGCTGGAAGGCGCACCCGCCGGAGCACCGCGCGATGGCCAACCTCGTCGCGGCGCTGGCGACGGCCAAGGAGCTGGGCCAGGAGAACCTGGCCGGACGCCTCGAGGAGTACGCCGGCCTGGCGATGCGCGCCGCGGAGCTCGACGTCGAATCGGTGAAGGGCCTGACGTCGTTCGACGAGATCATCGAGACCGGGCTGGTCGCGACCGTGCTCGGCGACCGGATCTTCGCCGGCCTGCGCCACCTCGCCCAGGAACAGGTGTCCCGCGAGATCCTCGGCGGCTAG
- a CDS encoding purine-nucleoside phosphorylase → MSEHEAASAIAKRTGVDAHDIAVVLGSGWRPAADVIGECETEIPFAELPGFTTPGAVGHGGTIRSLKVGGKNVLVMLGRTHFYEGKGVDQVVHNVRTAAAAGVRSVLLTNAAGGLREGFQVGQPVLISDHLNLTARSPIVGANFVDLTDLYSARLRGVAREIDPSLEEGVYAGLVGPHFETPAEIRMLRTLGADLVGMSTVLEAIAARAAGVEVFGLSLVTNLAAGMTGEPLNHEEVLEAGRAAATKMGSLLRELVTRA, encoded by the coding sequence ATGAGTGAACACGAAGCCGCGAGCGCCATCGCCAAGCGCACCGGCGTGGACGCGCACGACATCGCGGTGGTCCTGGGGTCGGGCTGGCGCCCGGCGGCGGACGTCATCGGGGAGTGCGAGACGGAGATCCCGTTCGCCGAACTGCCCGGTTTCACCACGCCCGGCGCGGTGGGCCACGGCGGCACCATCCGCTCGCTGAAGGTCGGCGGCAAGAACGTCCTGGTGATGCTGGGCCGGACGCACTTCTACGAGGGCAAGGGCGTCGACCAGGTGGTGCACAACGTGCGCACCGCGGCGGCGGCCGGCGTCCGGTCGGTGCTGCTGACGAACGCCGCGGGCGGCCTGCGCGAGGGCTTCCAGGTGGGCCAGCCGGTGCTGATCTCCGACCACCTGAACCTGACCGCGCGCTCCCCGATCGTCGGCGCGAACTTCGTCGACCTGACGGACCTGTACTCGGCGCGGCTGCGTGGGGTCGCCCGCGAGATCGACCCGTCGCTCGAGGAAGGCGTCTACGCGGGCCTGGTGGGGCCGCACTTCGAGACGCCGGCGGAAATCCGGATGCTGCGCACGCTGGGCGCGGACCTGGTCGGCATGTCGACGGTGCTGGAGGCGATCGCCGCCCGCGCGGCCGGCGTCGAGGTCTTCGGCCTGTCCCTGGTGACGAACCTGGCCGCGGGCATGACCGGCGAACCCCTGAACCACGAAGAAGTCCTGGAAGCCGGCCGCGCCGCGGCCACGAAGATGGGCTCCCTGCTGCGGGAACTGGTCACCCGCGCCTGA
- the hisS gene encoding histidine--tRNA ligase — protein sequence MPEYLPTAPYKGTRDFLPAEMSVRTQVFGHLYDVLERRGFLRYDGPILESAEIYERKSGQELADKQLYTLTDKGGRRLALRPEMTPSVARMIAGSAKSLSFPVRWYSHPNCHRYEAPQRGRVREHWQINADIFGSDSANCEIEIFELVHDMMAALGATPDMFVLRVNDRNLLTSALTDVAGVSADHLSQVFALVDRWEKYPREKLAESAGEIGLSDKQFEKLAETLDAGEALLDELPAEVRAESNLVRVLNSSAGSLVKYEPMIVRGLAYYTSTVFEVFDTSPENRRALFGGGRYSDLASMFTPQQIPGIGFGMGDVTLIDFLDTHGLTPAPRSEVDVMVIPVTEDLADAARSVAGSLRQAGLRTSTPIEHRKLGKELTRADKAGAVAVVIVGQEDWAAGNVTVRSLATREQNPVAVADAPAAVRALLA from the coding sequence GTGCCTGAATACCTGCCGACCGCGCCCTACAAGGGGACCCGGGACTTCCTGCCCGCCGAAATGTCCGTGCGTACCCAGGTGTTCGGTCATCTCTACGACGTCCTGGAGCGCCGCGGCTTCCTCCGCTACGACGGCCCGATCCTCGAATCGGCCGAGATCTACGAGCGGAAGTCCGGCCAGGAGCTCGCCGACAAGCAGCTGTACACGCTGACCGACAAGGGCGGGCGGCGGCTGGCGCTGCGGCCGGAGATGACGCCGTCGGTGGCGCGGATGATCGCCGGGAGCGCGAAGTCGCTGTCGTTCCCGGTCCGCTGGTACAGCCACCCGAACTGCCACCGGTACGAGGCGCCGCAGCGCGGCCGCGTCCGCGAGCACTGGCAGATCAACGCGGACATCTTCGGCTCGGACAGCGCCAACTGCGAGATCGAGATCTTCGAGCTGGTGCACGACATGATGGCCGCGCTGGGCGCGACGCCGGACATGTTCGTGCTGCGCGTCAACGACCGGAACCTGCTGACGTCGGCGCTCACCGACGTCGCCGGCGTGTCGGCGGACCACCTGTCCCAGGTGTTCGCGCTGGTCGACCGGTGGGAGAAGTACCCGCGCGAGAAGCTGGCCGAGAGCGCCGGCGAAATCGGGCTCTCGGACAAGCAGTTCGAGAAGCTCGCCGAGACGCTCGACGCGGGCGAGGCGCTGCTCGACGAGCTGCCGGCCGAGGTGCGGGCGGAGTCGAACCTGGTCCGCGTCCTGAACAGCAGCGCGGGTTCGCTGGTGAAGTACGAGCCGATGATCGTGCGCGGGCTGGCGTACTACACGTCGACCGTGTTCGAGGTCTTCGACACCTCGCCGGAGAACCGCCGCGCTCTCTTCGGCGGCGGCCGCTACAGCGACCTCGCGTCGATGTTCACCCCGCAGCAGATCCCGGGCATCGGGTTCGGCATGGGCGACGTGACGCTGATCGACTTCCTCGACACGCACGGCCTGACCCCGGCCCCGCGCAGCGAGGTCGACGTCATGGTGATCCCGGTGACCGAGGACCTCGCGGACGCGGCCCGGTCGGTGGCGGGCTCACTGCGGCAGGCTGGGCTGCGGACGTCGACGCCGATCGAGCACCGCAAGCTGGGCAAGGAGCTGACCCGCGCGGACAAGGCGGGCGCGGTCGCGGTGGTGATCGTCGGCCAGGAGGACTGGGCCGCGGGCAACGTCACGGTTCGCAGCCTGGCGACGCGGGAGCAGAACCCGGTCGCGGTCGCCGACGCCCCGGCGGCGGTGCGGGCGCTGCTGGCGTAA